A genome region from Arachis duranensis cultivar V14167 chromosome 6, aradu.V14167.gnm2.J7QH, whole genome shotgun sequence includes the following:
- the LOC107493436 gene encoding uncharacterized mitochondrial protein AtMg00810-like, producing MVGNDIDKINDLKRLVDEKFNIKDLGKLKFFLGMEISRSQSRISLYRRKYTLDLLQDFGMLSLKPTSTPMSYNTSLSKDTEQKLEDITKYRQLVGRIIYLTNMRPDISFVVGKLSQYLDFPTDAHFKATLHVLKYVKNAFVAGLFFKSSSDLSLLGFTDSNWVTCADTRCSISGQCFFLGTSLILWKSKKQTTVARSSSEAEYRAMALRTVEGQWLFYLLKYLKIDYSMSFNLYCDNKLAMHLAANPAFYECRKHIEVDCHITRKKAQVGVLKLLPVSSAPKQ from the coding sequence ATGGTAGGCAATGACATTGATAAAATCAACGATTTGAAGAGGCTAGTGGATGAGAAATTCAACATTAAGGACCTTGGGAAATTAAAGTTTTTCCTTGGTATGGAAATTTCACGATCACAATCTAGGATCTCTCTCTATCGACGTAAATATACTTTAGACCTTCTTCAAGACTTTGGCATGCTTAGTTTAAAGCCAACATCCACACCTATGTCTTACAACACCTCTCTCTCAAAGGATACTGAGCAGAAGTTAGAGGACATTACTAAATATAGGCAGCTAGTGGGAAGGATCATCTATCTCACTAACATGAGGCCCGATATATCTTTCGTTGTAGGAAAGCTCAGTCAATACTTAGACTTTCCTACAGATGCTCATTTCAAAGCTACCCTCCACGTGCTCAAGTATGTGAAAAACGCTTTTGTTGCAGGcttatttttcaaatcctccTCTGACTTGTCTCTTTTGGGATTCACTGACTCAAACTGGGTCACTTGTGCAGATACTCGATGCTCTATTTCAGGTCAATGCTTCTTCCTTGGCACCTCCCTAATCTTATGGAAAAGCAAGAAGCAAACAACGGTGGCTCGCTCATCCTCAGAAGCTGAGTATAGAGCTATGGCATTACGGACAGTAGAAGGTCAATGGCTATTCTACCTCCTCAaatacctcaagattgattacTCTATGTCCTTCAACCTTTACTGTGACAATAAGTTAGCCATGCACTTAGCTGCCAACCCTGCCTTCTATGAGTGCAGGAAGCATATAGAGGTTGATTGCCACATCACTCGAAAAAAGGCTCAAGTTGGTGTTCTTAAACTCTTACCTGTATCATCTGCTCCCAAACAGTAG